In Oncorhynchus clarkii lewisi isolate Uvic-CL-2024 chromosome 16, UVic_Ocla_1.0, whole genome shotgun sequence, one genomic interval encodes:
- the LOC139368746 gene encoding SH3 and cysteine-rich domain-containing protein 3-like isoform X2, whose protein sequence is MAQYDQLEDKHSVDIHDNPTAPDNIVKEEDNTVYFIFEEEVEVEEKEPEPEPVVILVNDKPHKFKDHYCKTPKFCDVCARMIVLNNKFALRCKNCKTNIHHSCQSYVEYQKCFGKIPPGFRRAYSSPLYSSDQTDAAHSNRNDPVFDTLRVGVVMANKERKKGSEDKKNMMMMMMEEEESQQPKEDEQAEGKPEGDKKGDKADKADDKKKKEMGNMGNQSHYYLALYRFKAIEKDDLDFHPGDRITIIDDANEEWWRGKIGEKTGYLPTNYIIRIKTGERVFKVTRSVVGNREMGQITLKKDQIVVKKGEEVNGYLKVSTGRKLGFFPTDLLQEI, encoded by the exons ATGGCCCAATATGACCA ACTTGAAGATAAACATTCTGTGGATATCCACGATAACCCCACAGCCCCTGACAATATTGTGAAAGAAGAAGACAATACT GTATACTTTATTtttgaggaggaggtggaagtggaggagaaggagCCCGAGCCTGAGCCCGTTGTTATATTGGTGAATGACAAACCACACAAGTTCAAGGACCACTACTGCAAGACGCCCAAGTTCTGTGACGTCTGTGCTCGTATGATAGTCC TCAACAACAAGTTTGCTCTACGGTGCAAAAACTGCAAGACCAACATCCATCACTCATGCCAGTCCTATGTCGAGTATCAGAAGTGCTTTGGCAAAATT CCCCCAGGTTTCAGACGGGCCTACAGCTCCCCTCTATACAGTAGTGACCAAACAGATGCAG CCCACTCCAACCGTAACGACCCTGTGTTTGACACCCTGCGGGTTGGGGTCGTCATGGCAAACAAGGAGCGCAAGAAGGGGTCTGAGGACAAGAAGAAT atgatgatgatgatgatggaggaaGAGGAATCCCAACAACCCAAAGAAGACGAGCAGGCAGAAG GAAAGCCAGAGGGGGATAAGAAAGGAGACAAGGCTGACAAAGCAGATGACAAG AAAAAGAAGGAGATGGGAAACATGGGAAATCAGTCACATTACTACCTGGCTCTGTATCGCTTCAAGGCTATTGAGAAAGACGACCTTGACTTCCA TCCTGGTGATCGAATCACTATAATTGATGATGCAAATGAGGAATGGTGGAGG GGGAAGAttggggagaagacaggttaccTCCCCACAAATTACATCATTAGAATAAAAACGGGAGAGAGGGTGTTCAAGGTGACACGCTCCGTCGTGGGAAACAGAGAGATGGGTCAGATAACACTGAAAAAAGACCAG ATCGTggtgaagaagggagaggaggtgaaTGGCTACTTGAAGGTCAGCACAGGCCGCAAGCTGGGCTTCTTTCCCACTGACCTGCTCCAGGAGATCTGA
- the LOC139368746 gene encoding SH3 and cysteine-rich domain-containing protein 3-like isoform X3 encodes MAQYDQLEDKHSVDIHDNPTAPDNIVKEEDNTVYFIFEEEVEVEEKEPEPEPVVILVNDKPHKFKDHYCKTPKFCDVCARMIVLNNKFALRCKNCKTNIHHSCQSYVEYQKCFGKIPPGFRRAYSSPLYSSDQTDAAHSNRNDPVFDTLRVGVVMANKERKKGSEDKKNMMMMMMEEEESQQPKEDEQAEGKPEGDKKGDKADKADDKKKKEMGNMGNQSHYYLALYRFKAIEKDDLDFHPGDRITIIDDANEEWWRIVVKKGEEVNGYLKVSTGRKLGFFPTDLLQEI; translated from the exons ATGGCCCAATATGACCA ACTTGAAGATAAACATTCTGTGGATATCCACGATAACCCCACAGCCCCTGACAATATTGTGAAAGAAGAAGACAATACT GTATACTTTATTtttgaggaggaggtggaagtggaggagaaggagCCCGAGCCTGAGCCCGTTGTTATATTGGTGAATGACAAACCACACAAGTTCAAGGACCACTACTGCAAGACGCCCAAGTTCTGTGACGTCTGTGCTCGTATGATAGTCC TCAACAACAAGTTTGCTCTACGGTGCAAAAACTGCAAGACCAACATCCATCACTCATGCCAGTCCTATGTCGAGTATCAGAAGTGCTTTGGCAAAATT CCCCCAGGTTTCAGACGGGCCTACAGCTCCCCTCTATACAGTAGTGACCAAACAGATGCAG CCCACTCCAACCGTAACGACCCTGTGTTTGACACCCTGCGGGTTGGGGTCGTCATGGCAAACAAGGAGCGCAAGAAGGGGTCTGAGGACAAGAAGAAT atgatgatgatgatgatggaggaaGAGGAATCCCAACAACCCAAAGAAGACGAGCAGGCAGAAG GAAAGCCAGAGGGGGATAAGAAAGGAGACAAGGCTGACAAAGCAGATGACAAG AAAAAGAAGGAGATGGGAAACATGGGAAATCAGTCACATTACTACCTGGCTCTGTATCGCTTCAAGGCTATTGAGAAAGACGACCTTGACTTCCA TCCTGGTGATCGAATCACTATAATTGATGATGCAAATGAGGAATGGTGGAGG ATCGTggtgaagaagggagaggaggtgaaTGGCTACTTGAAGGTCAGCACAGGCCGCAAGCTGGGCTTCTTTCCCACTGACCTGCTCCAGGAGATCTGA
- the LOC139368746 gene encoding SH3 and cysteine-rich domain-containing protein 3-like isoform X1 yields MAQYDQLEDKHSVDIHDNPTAPDNIVKEEDNTVYFIFEEEVEVEEKEPEPEPVVILVNDKPHKFKDHYCKTPKFCDVCARMIVLNNKFALRCKNCKTNIHHSCQSYVEYQKCFGKIPPGFRRAYSSPLYSSDQTDAGKTLTISTSVQLIFYYVLSLLLPSCLAHSNRNDPVFDTLRVGVVMANKERKKGSEDKKNMMMMMMEEEESQQPKEDEQAEGKPEGDKKGDKADKADDKKKKEMGNMGNQSHYYLALYRFKAIEKDDLDFHPGDRITIIDDANEEWWRGKIGEKTGYLPTNYIIRIKTGERVFKVTRSVVGNREMGQITLKKDQIVVKKGEEVNGYLKVSTGRKLGFFPTDLLQEI; encoded by the exons ATGGCCCAATATGACCA ACTTGAAGATAAACATTCTGTGGATATCCACGATAACCCCACAGCCCCTGACAATATTGTGAAAGAAGAAGACAATACT GTATACTTTATTtttgaggaggaggtggaagtggaggagaaggagCCCGAGCCTGAGCCCGTTGTTATATTGGTGAATGACAAACCACACAAGTTCAAGGACCACTACTGCAAGACGCCCAAGTTCTGTGACGTCTGTGCTCGTATGATAGTCC TCAACAACAAGTTTGCTCTACGGTGCAAAAACTGCAAGACCAACATCCATCACTCATGCCAGTCCTATGTCGAGTATCAGAAGTGCTTTGGCAAAATT CCCCCAGGTTTCAGACGGGCCTACAGCTCCCCTCTATACAGTAGTGACCAAACAGATGCAGGTAAGACACTAACCATCTCAACAAGTGTTCAACTTATTTTTTACTAtgtgctctctctgctgcttcCCTCCTGTCTAGCCCACTCCAACCGTAACGACCCTGTGTTTGACACCCTGCGGGTTGGGGTCGTCATGGCAAACAAGGAGCGCAAGAAGGGGTCTGAGGACAAGAAGAAT atgatgatgatgatgatggaggaaGAGGAATCCCAACAACCCAAAGAAGACGAGCAGGCAGAAG GAAAGCCAGAGGGGGATAAGAAAGGAGACAAGGCTGACAAAGCAGATGACAAG AAAAAGAAGGAGATGGGAAACATGGGAAATCAGTCACATTACTACCTGGCTCTGTATCGCTTCAAGGCTATTGAGAAAGACGACCTTGACTTCCA TCCTGGTGATCGAATCACTATAATTGATGATGCAAATGAGGAATGGTGGAGG GGGAAGAttggggagaagacaggttaccTCCCCACAAATTACATCATTAGAATAAAAACGGGAGAGAGGGTGTTCAAGGTGACACGCTCCGTCGTGGGAAACAGAGAGATGGGTCAGATAACACTGAAAAAAGACCAG ATCGTggtgaagaagggagaggaggtgaaTGGCTACTTGAAGGTCAGCACAGGCCGCAAGCTGGGCTTCTTTCCCACTGACCTGCTCCAGGAGATCTGA